In Amycolatopsis jiangsuensis, the following proteins share a genomic window:
- a CDS encoding polyketide cyclase / dehydrase and lipid transport yields MNPGPPVLDLVDETFIAVPPGTLAAAFAGPASWRRYWPDLVLEVYTDRGDKGLRWTVTGALVGTMEVWLEPVLDGTVLHYFLRATPAGPGGAVRELRPRELRREFDRRARAAKDVALGLKEILEDGRAPGVPPRHGEPGTGD; encoded by the coding sequence GTGAACCCCGGACCACCTGTGCTCGACCTCGTCGACGAGACGTTCATCGCGGTGCCGCCGGGCACGCTCGCCGCCGCGTTCGCCGGTCCGGCCTCGTGGCGGCGCTACTGGCCGGATCTCGTGCTCGAGGTCTACACCGACCGCGGCGACAAGGGGCTGCGCTGGACCGTCACCGGAGCTCTCGTCGGTACGATGGAGGTCTGGCTGGAACCCGTGCTCGACGGCACCGTGCTGCACTACTTCCTGCGCGCGACGCCCGCCGGTCCCGGCGGTGCCGTGCGCGAGCTGCGCCCACGTGAGCTGCGCCGCGAGTTCGACCGGCGGGCCAGGGCGGCGAAGGACGTGGCGCTGGGGCTGAAGGAGATCCTCGAGGACGGGCGCGCGCCGGGGGTGCCGCCCCGGCACGGGGAGCCGGGCACCGGCGACTAG
- a CDS encoding GNAT family N-acetyltransferase, with protein MQPDSSDGASAELAVLDAAELASDPDLDARFAESAHRILADLVGGGAALGWVEPPSRAEVAELVGLVVGAVRNGDASLRAAYLDRRLVGLGYWLRYARPTHRPHADLEKIAVAASAHGRGIGRALTTALIADARETGIEVLTLDARGDNAGALHLYRTLGFAEYGRLPGFVAVGERRWDKVFCMLDLRRHG; from the coding sequence GTGCAGCCGGACTCCAGTGACGGGGCGAGCGCCGAGCTCGCCGTCCTCGATGCCGCGGAGCTGGCCTCCGACCCGGACCTGGACGCCCGGTTCGCCGAGTCCGCCCACCGGATCCTGGCGGACCTGGTCGGCGGAGGTGCCGCGCTGGGCTGGGTCGAACCACCCTCGCGAGCGGAGGTGGCGGAGCTGGTCGGCCTCGTCGTCGGCGCGGTGCGAAACGGCGACGCGTCTCTGCGCGCCGCATACCTCGATCGTCGGCTGGTGGGGTTGGGGTACTGGCTTCGCTACGCCCGGCCCACTCATCGGCCGCACGCCGATCTGGAGAAGATCGCGGTGGCTGCGTCCGCTCACGGCCGCGGAATCGGCCGGGCGCTGACCACGGCCCTGATCGCGGACGCCCGGGAGACCGGCATCGAGGTCCTCACCCTCGACGCCCGCGGCGACAACGCCGGTGCCCTGCACCTCTACCGAACACTGGGCTTCGCCGAATACGGTCGCCTGCCCGGCTTCGTCGCCGTCGGCGAACGTCGCTGGGACAAGGTCTTCTGCATGCTGGACCTCCGCCGGCACGGGTGA
- a CDS encoding glycosyltransferase family 39 protein produces the protein MSTLRTPGKAVPLPRAVRGTALWTVGPALATVVIGLWHLGTPSYWRDEAATLDAVTRPFPALLHMLTTVDAVHGGYYVVLWPVVHVFGTGEIVLRLPSVLAMAAAAAGISAIGRRLQSRATGLLAGLVFAVLPQVSRYAQEARSYALVLACAVLASWLLVRGGTEPRRGLTGYGWAVAALGTLNLFGLLLLAGHALYLLGTARSRLRAWAVPAALGCLPAVPIAILAWQQRDQLGWVAAPDASAGGDLVVWLAGSSGAAALMGVLVGLGLRFRGPAWLSLPWLIAPPVLLLLAARLAVPVYVPRYLAFCLPALALAIGAGLARTAWPHRVIALLLVAALGLPVQLAERGQDGHGEDIRAAAQALDQHARPGDGVLYHCPSCHYPDLPREFASAYPEAFGRLDDLALDRSPAASGTLRGTEVDPDTLARRVGAANRVWLVETGGDAVPRNVRYGRRVAFDERAGSLRLRLYSRQF, from the coding sequence GTGTCCACACTTCGCACGCCCGGCAAAGCGGTCCCGCTCCCTCGAGCCGTGCGCGGCACCGCGCTGTGGACAGTGGGCCCGGCGCTCGCCACGGTGGTGATCGGGCTGTGGCACCTCGGCACGCCGTCGTACTGGCGGGACGAAGCCGCGACCCTGGACGCGGTGACCCGGCCCTTTCCCGCACTGCTGCACATGCTGACCACGGTCGACGCCGTACACGGCGGCTACTACGTCGTGCTGTGGCCGGTCGTGCACGTCTTCGGCACCGGGGAGATCGTGCTCCGGCTGCCGTCGGTGCTGGCCATGGCCGCCGCGGCGGCCGGGATCTCGGCGATCGGCCGGCGTCTGCAGAGTCGGGCGACCGGGCTGCTCGCCGGACTCGTTTTCGCGGTGCTGCCGCAAGTCAGCAGGTACGCACAGGAAGCGCGGTCCTACGCGCTCGTCCTCGCCTGCGCGGTACTGGCGAGTTGGCTACTGGTACGCGGGGGCACTGAGCCCCGGCGCGGTCTGACCGGCTACGGCTGGGCGGTCGCCGCGCTCGGCACGCTGAACCTGTTCGGTCTGCTGCTGCTGGCCGGGCACGCGCTCTACCTGCTCGGCACGGCGAGGTCCCGGCTGCGCGCCTGGGCGGTACCGGCCGCGCTCGGCTGCCTTCCCGCGGTACCGATCGCGATCCTGGCCTGGCAGCAACGCGACCAGCTGGGCTGGGTCGCCGCGCCGGACGCGTCCGCGGGTGGGGACCTCGTGGTCTGGCTGGCCGGTTCGTCCGGTGCGGCCGCGCTGATGGGTGTTCTCGTGGGACTGGGCCTGCGCTTCCGGGGTCCGGCGTGGCTGTCCCTGCCCTGGCTGATCGCTCCGCCGGTGCTGCTGTTGCTCGCGGCTCGTCTGGCGGTGCCGGTGTACGTGCCGCGGTACCTGGCATTCTGCCTGCCCGCGCTGGCCCTGGCGATCGGCGCGGGGCTGGCAAGGACGGCGTGGCCGCACCGGGTGATCGCACTGCTCCTGGTGGCCGCGCTCGGTCTTCCGGTACAGCTGGCCGAGCGCGGGCAGGACGGCCACGGTGAGGACATCAGAGCCGCCGCGCAAGCTCTCGACCAGCACGCGCGACCCGGTGACGGCGTGCTCTACCACTGTCCTTCCTGCCACTATCCCGACCTGCCCCGCGAGTTCGCCTCCGCATACCCGGAGGCGTTCGGCCGCCTCGACGACCTCGCGCTGGACAGGTCGCCGGCCGCGTCGGGCACGCTGCGCGGCACCGAAGTGGACCCGGACACCCTGGCCCGGCGGGTGGGCGCGGCAAACCGCGTCTGGCTGGTCGAAACCGGTGGTGACGCGGTACCACGGAATGTGCGGTACGGCCGGCGCGTCGCGTTCGACGAACGTGCCGGATCCCTCCGGTTACGGCTGTACTCGCGGCAGTTCTGA
- a CDS encoding ROK family protein, whose amino-acid sequence MDVGGTSVRAGVVDERGSLLDTARVGTPSEENALEDAIAGVVEDLRNRHDVAGVGLAVAGFVARDRRSVMFAPHLAWRDAPVADRISKRVGLPVTLEHDVNSAVVGEHRFGAARGARVAALVALGTGIGAGLLLDGEIYRGAHGVAPELGHLTVVPGGRACPCGKYGCWERYCSGTALTATAVELLARYPGRSTVLSREIAGDPGSVTGRRVAGAARDGDPIALRAMAELAKWLGEGLALVADVFDPEIIVIGGGVSESAPLFLDEAREHYAGAITGARFRPLARIRTAHLGDDTAIVGAAALAQDAAETPALGATG is encoded by the coding sequence GTGGACGTCGGCGGGACCAGCGTGCGCGCCGGGGTGGTGGACGAGCGCGGTTCGCTGCTCGACACCGCGCGCGTCGGGACGCCGAGCGAGGAGAACGCGCTCGAGGACGCCATCGCGGGCGTCGTCGAGGACCTGCGCAACCGGCACGACGTCGCCGGGGTGGGCCTGGCCGTGGCCGGGTTCGTGGCCCGCGACCGGCGGTCGGTGATGTTCGCGCCGCACCTGGCGTGGCGGGACGCACCGGTGGCGGACCGGATCTCCAAGCGCGTGGGCCTGCCGGTGACGCTGGAACACGACGTGAACTCCGCGGTCGTCGGCGAGCACCGGTTCGGGGCCGCGCGTGGTGCCCGGGTCGCCGCGCTGGTCGCCCTCGGTACCGGAATCGGTGCGGGGCTGCTGCTGGACGGCGAGATCTACCGCGGGGCGCACGGCGTGGCCCCGGAGCTGGGTCACCTGACCGTGGTGCCCGGTGGCCGGGCGTGCCCGTGCGGCAAGTACGGCTGCTGGGAGCGTTACTGCAGTGGCACCGCGCTGACCGCGACCGCAGTCGAGCTGCTGGCCCGCTATCCGGGCCGGTCCACCGTGCTGTCGCGGGAGATCGCCGGCGATCCGGGTTCGGTCACCGGCCGCAGGGTGGCCGGTGCCGCCCGGGACGGCGATCCGATCGCGCTGCGTGCGATGGCCGAGCTGGCCAAATGGCTGGGCGAGGGGCTGGCACTGGTGGCCGACGTCTTCGACCCGGAGATCATCGTGATCGGCGGGGGTGTGTCGGAGTCCGCGCCGCTGTTCCTCGACGAGGCCCGCGAGCACTACGCCGGCGCGATCACCGGTGCCCGGTTCCGTCCGCTGGCGCGGATCCGTACCGCGCACCTCGGTGACGACACGGCCATCGTCGGGGCCGCCGCGCTGGCTCAGGACGCGGCGGAGACCCCGGCCCTCGGCGCGACCGGCTGA
- a CDS encoding sensor histidine kinase, translating to MNAERLSFPRLVRSRLRLRVLLPVVSVVLVALAAFDLAAVGGLRSYLMNQTDATLHAAADSIQARLSDVLASVLRQRPATGRGPILAAPDVLRALHESTGPVDYVSVGSYSVLYWPGDGEKSLALAVSDSIVSTVPGYANSATIPPDVRALAAGGGARTDRSMDGTADVRLVAAPAPGGLLLISSGLGSVERTVDRMRLIMVLGSVAAVLVIGLGVFWLLRRGLRPIETMAAQADRITAGDLTERVTDQDPHSEVGRLGNALNGMLTRIETSVHEREAEQELMRRFFADASHELRTPLASLRANAELYQQGALAGPDQVDEVMRRIALESRRMSRLVDDMLRLARLDQHPARDSEPVDLSELVAGCVDRIRVAAPERRWHTELADHVLSVGDEELLRRAVDNLLANVLAHTPQDATATVTLRERHGMAEIEVADTGPGVPAERLPHIFDRFYRAGSGTPGPGAGLGLAIVTQIVTVHGGAVTAGAHPSGGLRVRITLPLPDRLTPDSHSSPAQV from the coding sequence ATGAACGCTGAACGGCTGTCCTTTCCGCGGCTGGTGCGCAGCCGGTTGCGGCTGCGGGTGCTCCTCCCTGTGGTGTCGGTGGTCCTGGTGGCGCTGGCGGCCTTCGACCTCGCCGCGGTCGGCGGGCTGCGCAGCTATCTGATGAACCAGACCGACGCCACCCTGCACGCGGCCGCGGACAGCATCCAGGCCCGGCTGTCCGACGTGCTGGCCTCGGTGCTGCGGCAGCGTCCCGCGACCGGGCGCGGGCCGATCCTGGCAGCGCCCGATGTACTGCGTGCACTGCACGAGTCGACCGGACCGGTCGACTACGTCTCGGTGGGCTCGTACTCGGTGCTCTACTGGCCCGGCGACGGGGAAAAGTCGCTCGCGCTGGCGGTCAGCGACTCGATCGTGTCCACCGTGCCCGGGTACGCGAACTCGGCCACGATTCCGCCGGATGTGCGGGCACTGGCCGCAGGCGGCGGAGCCCGCACCGACCGGTCCATGGACGGCACGGCGGACGTGCGGCTGGTGGCTGCTCCGGCGCCCGGCGGACTGCTGCTGATCAGTTCCGGCCTGGGCTCGGTCGAGCGCACTGTGGACCGGATGCGGCTGATCATGGTCCTCGGCTCGGTCGCCGCCGTGCTGGTGATCGGGCTGGGCGTGTTCTGGTTGCTGCGGCGCGGGTTGCGGCCGATCGAGACGATGGCGGCACAGGCCGACCGGATCACCGCGGGTGACCTGACCGAGCGGGTCACCGACCAGGATCCGCACAGCGAAGTGGGCAGACTGGGCAACGCGCTCAACGGGATGCTGACCCGGATCGAGACATCCGTACACGAGCGGGAGGCCGAACAGGAGCTGATGCGCCGGTTCTTCGCCGACGCCAGCCACGAGCTGCGCACCCCGCTCGCCTCACTGCGCGCCAACGCCGAGCTGTACCAGCAGGGTGCGCTGGCCGGGCCGGACCAGGTCGACGAGGTGATGCGGCGCATCGCGCTGGAGTCGCGGCGGATGAGCCGGCTGGTCGACGACATGCTCCGGCTGGCGCGGCTGGACCAGCATCCGGCCCGGGACTCCGAGCCGGTGGACCTGAGCGAGCTCGTGGCCGGCTGCGTGGACCGGATCCGAGTGGCCGCGCCGGAACGCCGCTGGCACACGGAACTCGCCGATCACGTGCTCTCGGTCGGCGACGAGGAACTGCTGCGCCGGGCGGTGGACAACCTGCTGGCCAACGTGCTCGCGCACACCCCGCAGGACGCCACGGCCACGGTGACGCTGCGCGAACGGCACGGCATGGCCGAGATCGAGGTCGCCGACACCGGCCCCGGGGTGCCGGCCGAGCGCCTGCCGCACATTTTCGACCGGTTCTACCGCGCCGGCTCCGGCACACCGGGTCCCGGAGCCGGCCTCGGCCTGGCCATCGTGACCCAGATCGTCACCGTGCACGGAGGAGCCGTGACAGCCGGCGCGCATCCGTCGGGCGGCCTGCGGGTGCGGATCACGCTGCCGCTGCCCGATCGACTCACACCGGACTCCCACAGTTCTCCCGCGCAGGTCTGA
- a CDS encoding zinc-binding dehydrogenase encodes MMKALGYEKAHPLSAFALERIDVPEPRPRATDLLVEIRAVGINPGEAAIRRTRSAEPGGRIILGWEFSGVVVQAGAAVTGFAAGDRVMGTGDMTRDGAWAERLAVDHRVVVKIPDRLSFVDAASLPIGGLTAWEALFRDQDRLPPAVDRVLVVGSAGGVGSMATQLLKTRTPAFVIGTASRDASREWSTAMGADLVVDHSREVVGQLRDAGIDRVDLVLSTAGTTANLGWIAEVLRPFGHVCAIDLSGPLDTDPLAGKSLSLHAELVFSRLADGASQQAMLAELARETTEGRLRPIATTVLDGLTVPSMRRAHELVEAGRTIGKIVVASGS; translated from the coding sequence ATGATGAAGGCCCTCGGGTACGAGAAGGCGCACCCACTCAGCGCGTTCGCCCTGGAGCGGATCGACGTGCCGGAGCCCCGGCCGCGCGCGACCGACCTGCTGGTCGAAATCCGCGCCGTCGGGATCAATCCCGGCGAAGCGGCGATACGCCGGACGCGCAGCGCCGAGCCGGGCGGACGCATCATCCTCGGCTGGGAGTTCTCCGGGGTGGTCGTGCAGGCCGGGGCGGCCGTCACGGGGTTCGCCGCCGGCGATCGCGTCATGGGCACCGGCGACATGACCCGGGACGGAGCCTGGGCCGAGCGACTGGCGGTCGATCATCGCGTGGTCGTCAAGATTCCGGACAGGCTGTCCTTCGTGGACGCCGCTTCGCTGCCCATCGGCGGGCTCACCGCGTGGGAGGCGCTGTTCCGCGACCAGGACCGTCTGCCGCCGGCGGTGGACCGAGTGCTCGTCGTGGGCAGCGCCGGCGGTGTGGGCTCGATGGCGACACAGCTGCTGAAAACCAGGACGCCGGCCTTCGTGATCGGCACGGCGTCACGTGATGCGTCGCGGGAGTGGTCGACCGCGATGGGAGCGGACCTGGTCGTCGACCATTCGCGCGAGGTGGTCGGACAGCTGCGTGACGCCGGCATCGACCGGGTCGACCTGGTCTTGTCCACCGCGGGAACCACCGCCAACCTCGGGTGGATCGCCGAGGTGCTCCGACCGTTCGGCCACGTCTGCGCGATCGACCTCAGCGGGCCCCTCGACACCGATCCCCTCGCAGGAAAGTCCTTGTCACTGCACGCCGAGCTGGTGTTCAGCAGGCTCGCCGACGGCGCCAGCCAGCAGGCGATGCTCGCCGAACTGGCGCGGGAGACCACCGAAGGCCGGCTGCGCCCGATCGCGACGACCGTACTCGACGGTCTCACCGTGCCCAGCATGCGTCGCGCGCACGAACTCGTCGAAGCCGGCCGCACCATCGGCAAGATCGTGGTGGCGTCGGGGAGCTGA
- a CDS encoding metallophosphoesterase family protein: protein MRVHVVSDVHGNADALKRAGDGADALVVLGDLLDFVDYHDHDKGIMGALFGAEKVGEFARLRREGTREQTVAYSRTLWATLEDPAAAVDEAIREQYAALFAAMTAPTYATPGNVDAPALWPEFTGSGVQVLDGEVTTIGGLRFGFAGGAVLPEGVQPRPRKGAAWRPYLRAREEYDESVARLENVDVLCTHIPPAVPELTYDVVARRAELGSRALLRLIDLQRPRWSLFGHVHQPLAVRRRVGRTECRNVGHFKETGQPYVLRW from the coding sequence GTGCGGGTTCACGTCGTTTCGGACGTGCACGGCAACGCCGACGCGCTGAAGCGGGCGGGGGACGGGGCGGACGCCCTGGTGGTACTCGGCGACCTGCTGGATTTCGTCGACTACCACGACCACGACAAAGGCATCATGGGCGCGTTGTTCGGCGCGGAGAAGGTGGGCGAGTTCGCCCGGCTGCGCCGCGAGGGCACCCGGGAGCAGACGGTGGCCTACTCGCGCACGCTGTGGGCCACCCTCGAGGATCCGGCCGCGGCCGTCGACGAGGCGATCCGGGAGCAGTACGCCGCGTTGTTCGCTGCGATGACTGCACCGACCTACGCCACGCCCGGCAACGTCGACGCGCCCGCGCTGTGGCCGGAGTTCACCGGATCGGGAGTGCAGGTGCTCGACGGCGAGGTGACCACCATCGGCGGGCTGCGCTTCGGCTTCGCCGGTGGCGCGGTGCTGCCCGAGGGCGTGCAGCCGCGTCCGCGCAAGGGCGCTGCCTGGCGGCCGTACCTGCGGGCGCGCGAGGAGTACGACGAGTCGGTGGCGCGGCTGGAGAACGTGGACGTGCTCTGCACGCACATCCCGCCCGCGGTGCCGGAGCTGACCTACGACGTGGTCGCCCGGCGGGCCGAACTGGGTTCGCGGGCGCTGCTGCGGCTGATTGACCTGCAGCGTCCCCGCTGGTCGCTGTTCGGCCACGTGCACCAGCCGCTGGCCGTCCGCAGGCGGGTCGGGCGCACCGAATGCCGTAACGTCGGTCACTTCAAGGAGACCGGGCAGCCCTACGTGCTGCGCTGGTGA
- a CDS encoding NUDIX domain-containing protein, whose protein sequence is MTPRTANRFVRCSCGRLHWGAFGAAGLLLCDPERGVLMQRRAWWVHNGGTWALPGGALEIGETARSAAAREAWEEADVPVSAFRAMSAFVLDHGVWQYTTVLGMAGSGLEARVANPESTELRWIPPDEVPGLKLHRDFARSWPLLRAQLGRELVLVVDAANVLGSRPDGWWRDRRGATERLRDRLATLAGEGLRDPVAGVGAGPAWQWWPRVVLVVEGEPRTVPSVPGVEVAAADADGDAKLVEVAAQARERAENHVVAVTADRELRDRVSALGAQVLEPGALLRELG, encoded by the coding sequence ATGACGCCGAGGACCGCCAACCGCTTCGTGCGGTGTTCCTGCGGGCGGTTGCACTGGGGCGCGTTCGGCGCGGCCGGCTTGCTGCTGTGCGACCCCGAGCGGGGCGTGCTGATGCAGCGGCGGGCCTGGTGGGTGCACAACGGCGGCACCTGGGCCCTGCCCGGCGGTGCGCTCGAGATCGGCGAGACGGCGCGTTCGGCGGCGGCACGTGAGGCGTGGGAAGAAGCCGACGTGCCGGTGTCCGCGTTCCGGGCGATGTCGGCTTTCGTGCTGGACCACGGGGTGTGGCAGTACACGACGGTGCTCGGGATGGCAGGCAGCGGCCTCGAAGCCCGCGTCGCGAATCCGGAGAGCACCGAACTGCGCTGGATCCCGCCGGATGAAGTCCCGGGGCTGAAGCTGCACCGCGATTTCGCCAGGTCCTGGCCGCTGCTGCGTGCGCAGCTGGGCCGGGAGCTGGTCCTGGTGGTGGACGCGGCGAACGTACTGGGTTCCCGCCCGGACGGCTGGTGGCGGGATCGCCGCGGTGCCACCGAACGCCTGCGTGACCGGCTGGCCACCCTGGCCGGGGAAGGCCTGCGCGACCCGGTCGCCGGCGTCGGTGCCGGACCGGCGTGGCAGTGGTGGCCGCGCGTGGTCCTCGTCGTCGAGGGCGAGCCCAGGACGGTGCCCTCGGTCCCGGGCGTGGAAGTGGCCGCCGCGGACGCCGACGGCGATGCGAAGCTCGTCGAGGTCGCGGCGCAAGCGCGTGAGCGCGCGGAAAACCACGTGGTCGCCGTGACCGCCGACCGTGAGCTGCGTGACCGGGTGTCCGCGCTGGGGGCGCAGGTGCTGGAGCCCGGCGCGCTGCTGCGGGAGCTGGGCTGA
- a CDS encoding SRPBCC family protein codes for MAEQSTQSIEVDAEPARVLAVIADFPAYPEWAKAVRETEVLDTGGDGRAKQVKLTLDAGPIKDVYTLEYDWDASGLGVSWHLVKGQMQKAQDGRYALEPLEGGRTRVTYTLSVELALPMIGLLRRKAEKMVMDTALKELKRRAED; via the coding sequence ATGGCCGAGCAGTCCACGCAGTCCATCGAGGTCGACGCCGAGCCCGCGCGGGTGCTGGCGGTGATCGCCGACTTCCCCGCGTACCCGGAGTGGGCCAAGGCCGTCCGGGAGACCGAGGTGCTGGACACCGGCGGCGACGGCAGGGCCAAGCAGGTCAAGCTCACCCTCGACGCCGGCCCGATCAAGGACGTGTACACGCTCGAATACGACTGGGACGCCTCCGGCCTCGGCGTCAGCTGGCACCTGGTGAAGGGCCAGATGCAGAAGGCACAGGACGGCCGGTACGCGCTCGAGCCGCTCGAGGGCGGGCGCACCCGGGTCACCTACACGCTGTCGGTCGAGCTGGCGCTGCCGATGATCGGGCTGCTGCGGCGCAAGGCGGAGAAGATGGTGATGGACACCGCGCTCAAGGAGCTCAAGCGGCGGGCCGAGGACTAG
- a CDS encoding TetR/AcrR family transcriptional regulator, with product MPRITQEQKRRNREKIVDAAGAGFRSRGIDGVGIEEVMKNAGMTHGGFYNHFTSKEALALEVLHEGFTSSLDAVAATRAAHPRSARAALNGIVDDYLTTTHRDHPESGCASAALVSDAGRHGAAAQAEYRRGLEGYFAAFTELLLDRARQSDAELDPAAAREHAIAVFSQMVGALVLSRAVADAEPALSDEVLTANRRQLKRK from the coding sequence GTGCCCCGGATCACGCAGGAGCAGAAGCGGCGCAACCGCGAGAAGATCGTCGACGCCGCGGGTGCGGGCTTCCGGTCGCGGGGCATCGACGGCGTCGGGATCGAGGAGGTCATGAAGAACGCCGGGATGACCCACGGCGGCTTCTACAACCACTTCACCTCGAAGGAAGCCCTCGCACTCGAAGTCCTCCACGAGGGCTTCACCTCGTCGCTGGACGCTGTCGCCGCCACGCGCGCGGCCCATCCGCGCTCCGCACGGGCCGCGCTGAACGGGATCGTCGACGACTACCTCACCACGACCCATCGCGACCACCCGGAATCCGGATGCGCCTCCGCCGCCCTGGTCTCCGACGCCGGCCGGCACGGCGCCGCCGCACAGGCCGAGTACCGGCGCGGGCTGGAGGGTTACTTCGCTGCCTTCACCGAGCTGCTGCTGGATCGGGCGCGGCAGTCGGATGCCGAGCTCGATCCCGCGGCCGCCCGCGAACACGCCATCGCCGTGTTCAGCCAGATGGTCGGTGCGCTGGTGCTCTCCCGCGCCGTCGCCGACGCCGAACCCGCGCTGTCCGACGAGGTCCTGACAGCCAATCGCCGTCAGCTCAAACGGAAGTGA
- a CDS encoding ArsA family ATPase: protein MRILLFTGKGGVGKTTLAAATALALAGRGRKTLVVSTDPAHSLGDAFGAAQGSEPAEVDVRGDGSPAGLWAAQVDSRSLADRTWHELRGELRAVLSGAGLDLLDAEELTVLPGVDELLALGEVRRLAAQGPWDTVVVDCGPTAETLRLLALPEAVSGYLGRVHGGRRRRLADPVRRLGAHLDALRELLTDPAVTTVRLVLTPERVVVAEARRTLTSLALRGIAVDGLIVNRLMPAPGFWRGSAANWLRTRRAQQDAVLGELAATGIGAGELARVEHRAGEPVGTAALTALARELYGDRDPLSGKGKPVTPLLRAEAVDGGFRLRVAIPLEQNSAVDLARVNDDLAITVDGFRRLVALPETLRACRITGAESDADGLVVSLAGDRGPG, encoded by the coding sequence ATGCGGATCCTGCTGTTCACCGGCAAGGGGGGTGTCGGGAAGACCACGCTCGCCGCGGCGACCGCGCTCGCTCTCGCCGGCCGCGGCAGGAAGACGCTGGTCGTCTCGACCGATCCGGCGCATTCGCTCGGCGACGCGTTCGGCGCGGCGCAGGGCAGTGAACCCGCCGAGGTGGACGTGCGGGGGGACGGCAGCCCGGCGGGCCTGTGGGCAGCGCAGGTGGACTCGCGGTCGCTGGCCGACCGGACCTGGCACGAGCTGCGCGGCGAGCTGCGCGCCGTGCTCTCCGGTGCGGGTCTGGACCTGCTGGATGCCGAGGAGCTGACCGTGCTGCCCGGTGTGGACGAGCTGCTCGCGCTCGGCGAAGTGCGCCGCCTGGCTGCCCAGGGTCCGTGGGACACCGTGGTGGTCGACTGCGGGCCGACCGCGGAGACGTTGCGGTTGCTGGCCCTTCCGGAGGCGGTGTCCGGCTATCTGGGCCGCGTGCACGGCGGACGGCGCCGGCGGCTCGCGGATCCGGTGCGTCGGCTCGGTGCGCACCTGGACGCGCTGCGTGAACTGCTCACCGATCCGGCCGTGACCACCGTCCGGCTGGTGCTGACGCCGGAGCGGGTCGTGGTCGCCGAGGCCCGGCGCACGCTCACGTCGCTGGCGTTGCGCGGGATCGCGGTGGACGGCCTGATCGTGAACCGGCTGATGCCCGCGCCGGGCTTCTGGCGTGGTTCGGCGGCGAACTGGCTGCGCACCCGCCGTGCCCAGCAGGACGCGGTGCTGGGGGAGCTGGCCGCCACCGGGATCGGCGCCGGCGAACTGGCCCGGGTCGAGCACCGGGCGGGTGAACCGGTCGGCACAGCCGCGCTCACCGCGCTCGCGCGTGAGCTGTACGGCGACCGCGATCCGTTGTCCGGCAAGGGAAAGCCGGTTACGCCGTTGTTGCGGGCGGAAGCGGTGGACGGTGGCTTCCGGCTGCGCGTGGCGATTCCGCTGGAGCAGAACTCCGCGGTGGACCTGGCCCGGGTGAACGACGACCTGGCGATCACCGTGGACGGGTTCCGCCGGCTCGTCGCGCTGCCGGAAACCCTGCGTGCATGCCGGATCACCGGCGCGGAGTCCGATGCCGACGGCCTGGTGGTCAGCCTGGCCGGGGACCGGGGTCCCGGATGA